The genome window GGCCGCGTCGGCCAGTTCGGTTATCAGGGTGGAGAGATGTACGATCTCCATTCCTTCTGCAGACGAAGGCTTCTGCTTTGTGTCGGGCAAGACGACGGTGGCGTCGGACGCCGCCGCCACCTTCTTCCTCCCTTGGCAGCCTGCCAAGCGCTGCTTCTCTCCTCCCCTCCATGCAAATCTCGGAGGCGGAAGACGAGAGCAAGAGCTGGAAGAAGGAAGACGATCCGACCGAAGAGCTCTAGTGGTTCTCAGCAATCTGCTTGCTCCAGACatccttctctcttctctctctcgacCTTCCCTACCTCGATTCTTCTCGGTACGAAGGCTTACAACTCTCCAcactaatctctctctctctctctctctctctctctctctctctctctatatatatatatatatatatatatagacatacacACACGAAGAGATTTCTTTTAGAGGAAGATTCATGGAATATTGGAATCGGCATTGCGACAAGGAAGGCAATTCAAACTCGGTATATGCCGTTCGTACCGCTCGTGGGACCGAGAGCGCTCGGAGCCGGGCGTTTGGTTCAGAGGATCTTTTCCTGCGACGTCCGCGCCCGCGACTTCGAGGCTTCGCGTAGGGCAACAGGGGCCGCTCGTTCGGTCTCGCTACCTTGGGTCGCAAACCTGCGGGCTCTGCGTGAGGAAGCGGTGGCGTAAGCCTCGGCAATCCACGGACGGTGTGGAAACCGTGGCAGCAGCGTCTTCGGGTGGCTCTCTCCTGCGCCACAAGAACGTGCATGTGTGCTGGCTCGAGCAGTAAACGCAGGCCGTCGCTGCACATGTGACTCGGGGGGGTGCGATTCGAGGAGATCGGAGTTGCCGGCCTCGTTCATTGCATCCGGAGAAGAATCAACGCGTGCTTTGAAAAGTGGGTCCGGGAAGGGAAGGCTGCTCCAGAATTGTGTCACTCTTTCGTATGCTATACGTATTTTCACGCGGATGGAAGCCATTCAATTTGACTTCTACGGCGGTAATAAGGAGGTGTCacattattgaaaaatcttgattatttatcaaaaatatctTGAACTTCAATTTTATCTCTGTCACTTTATctttacaaataataataataataataataataataatgataaatctTTGTTATgaaaacatatgtatataaatgagTCCGCGACAGACGACACCAAAACCGTTCTTCGAACGATCAAGCGATCAGCACGATTCTTAAGGCAGGAAGAGCATGCTTTTAGATTCGTGCAACGACAATTAAACAAAAAAGAGTTACCTCACCGGTTCTGCCGGATCCAAACTGGACTCAGGGTTGTCGCAGTTGATCAAACTGGAAATTCTACTGGTATTATACTGCATTAACATGGCAGTAAATACATAACACAGAACTGGGACCTCATGTTACTCATGGGAGGCTGCAATGCACTTGTCCTGATGATTATTGCATGAGTTATATGTACATCTCAAAAGTAATAGACACTGTTTAAGGATTCACCTTCTCATAGGATGTAATTATGCTTTTCTCATAGTTTTGATACAGATTTGACATCATAAATAACCATTTGCTGGGAGGCCCCTATGCAACACAGCTTCTGTTTTCTGCACCAAAACATAATCAGCTTCAATATTAGACTCTTGTTTTCTTCTTATTTCGCATTGTTGAACATGCATTAGGTCTTTGATGAAGCCTTACAATCACAGATATGAGAGAAAATGAAAGGGgcatcaccatcatcaaatatgaggAATACAGTTGGGCTCCCATTTAACCATCTCTCACACAATCGTACCTTGCTTTTACAGCCACTGGTTCAGCTTCAGTTTTTGTATTTCATCGTTTCCTTCTCAAATCCAATTGTTGGGAACTGCTTTGCATACTCCTCCACCTCATGACGGAGCTTTGCGATCTCAGATTGAATATTAGCATCCGTTTGAATGGTGGCTAGGAAGTCCTTCAGCTTTGATCCACCTAAATGTCAttttagaaaagaaaggaaaaaagtaaTCAATAGAGAGCTTATTTGATTTGTGGGTATATCAGTTCTGAAATAAAGCATAAACCCGAGATACAAAAGAAAACAAGATGAACATATACGAACCTTTGGTTTCAGCCTTGGTCTTCAATGCCAATTTAACAGCAGTGTCAAAAAAGTGAGCAACTTTAGCGAAATCTTCTTCAACAAATCCTCTTGATGTAAGGGCTGGGGTTCCTGAATTAGCAGAAAAGGGCATGTAAGGAAAACAATCTACCAAGTGTCACTGTAGTTTAATTGATATCGTAATAAGCAGGTACCCATCCTGATGCCTCCAGGAACCATGGCAGACACATCACCAGGTACAGTATTCTTGTTAGCTGCAATGTGAACTAATTCCAGCACCTTTTCAACTCTAGACCCGTCAATTCCCTGTACATGGATTCAGAAACTTAAGATGACAATCCGTTCATGTAAAATAGTTGGTACTAGCCAACATCTAGGGTGGAAAATTATCTAAAACTGTTGGAAGCTATTATGTCCCTCGTTTTGAACAGAATTAGTGACCAAGCCTGAACAAGACTAAATAAACCATGATTCAAGGATTAGTCCATCTATATTGTTTGCTATTAAAAATTTATACAAAGATATAAAAGTATTCTGGCCCTTGCTAACATACTTGATGGTAATTTCTATAAATGCTGAAAATGTTGCACTAAATAGACATATTCATGTCCATCTTACCTTGTTCTTGAGATTTACCAAGACTAAATGGTTCTCTGTTCCGCCTGAAACAAGCTCATAGCCTTTCTCAATCAAGCACTGCAAAACATGTCACCATTTAGCAGTAGTTGATTTAAACCGACATAGAAGATAAGCTTGACTGGTAGGTAAGGTTAAAGCGAATTAAGTTTAATTGTGAACTGGTAAATGAATCGACAGATTAAGCAACAACAAAAATATTACTAGTCAAGCTCAAAAGAGAAGGTTAATCAGTTGATACAGATGGATCCCCGGGAATGAAATAAAGCATCACGAAAACCATACCTGAGCAAATCTTGCACAATTACTGAGTACTTGCTCTTGATAGGCCTTGTACTCTGCGGTGGTGGCCTGCAGTTGCATGATTGAAATAAGTCTATGACAATGAAATGCCATAATAAATTGTAAAAGGCTGACCAACCAACAACATATAGAACAGCAGAATACAATAACTCATGTTGTTTTAAGTATTCTGTTGTGGAAATCCTGAATGCTTGCTCCCCAATAAAGGAGCTTAATTTGCATAGTTACCAGCTCCCAACTGGTCGTCTATGTATGATAAGAAGCCCAAACTTTTCATAAGTGATCTTGACCAAAATTTGACATATAGACCTAGTGTGACCATGCACATGGATCAACATAACTAGTTGTACATATGACACCTTGTGAAGGGAAAAATGTCAAAACATATCCTTCTTGTAGCAACTAGTTTGCTGATTGCTAAACCTATGAACAGATCACATGATTTTCCTAACTAAATTAATGTTTCTGATTCCACTTTACTCTTTTAGGGCATGTTTTGGGTGAAGAGAAGAAAATTGGAGAGAACCCAACTGAATCCATGTGCCTTTGTCAAAAGAGTCAATCAAATTCACCCCTAAGAGCCTTTTTGTGTGTCTCTGAAATTGGAGAGATTTGGCGAGAGGAAGAAAGCGAGGATTCAAATATGATTTTTCCTTGGTTGCCCTTAATTCAACTGAAAGATTTTGAAAAGATTCTGAAACAAGCATAGACAAAATTACAAGATAATTAGTAAAACATCCCTTCCGTTCTCTTGGTTTACCAAACTAAATAAGTACATTTCCTCTCTTTTCTCAACTCTAATTCCAAGCAGAGTAGGAGAAAGTAGGATTCTGTTCTCTTCTCTCCTAAGTCTTCTTTCCTCTTCCCTCCATAAGTTATTATCCGTACAGAGCCTTAAGTCTACAAAATGCTTCCCTGAATTTTCACAAATCAAATTAAAAGAAGGGAGAGAGAATGGTTTTGGAGAATGCATACCTGTTTGAGTGCAACAGCCAAGCCAGCAATGGTATGGTTGTGTGGACCACCTTGAAGTCCAGGGAAGACTGCTGCATTGATTTTCTCTTCAAAGTCATACATAACCTAACAATTTGATAAATACAACACTAGTTATTTTAATCCTATATTAAAAGTAGACCCTTtttaaatttgttacctataaCAATCAATAGTTGTGAAGGAACAACTTTCCACAACTCACCTCTTTCCCTTGTTTGTTGATCTCCTTCACTCCTTTCCTGAAAAATATCATGGCTCCACGTGGCCCACGGAGTGACTTGTGAGTTGTTGTTGTGACAACATCCGCATAATCAAATGGAGATGGAATAACACCACCGGCGACAAGTCCACTTATGTGTGCCATGTCTGCCAGAAGGATAGCTTTCTGCTTGTCACATACCTGTTAATGCCCAAAAAGTGAGAAACCAAAAGCAATATTCCATACAGAAGCTAAAACTCATGATGAAGATATCAAATTTTGTTGGTTAAATAGACTGGATAAGCGTCTACCTTCCTAATCCGTGCATAGTCATAAAGACGAGCATATGCACTTGCTCCAGCGACTATTAATTTTGGCCTGAATAATGTAGCACTTTTCTCGAGCTGCAGAGAAATATCTGATTAACTCAAGTATGGATGATTTTTTCTTGCAGCATATAACAaaaaagaaaccaagacttagatTTACATGAACAAGTTAACTTTAGGATCAAAGTCCTTTTCCTAATGTTAATCCAATTCACAAAGTAAAATTTTGGATCTTGGAAATGTCACAATATATCTGCAAATGATGTCGTTTTTTAAGCTCTTGACTTACATAATGTTGTATATCAAATGCACTAAAATCTGATCAATTTGCAGTGACATAAGCATGTTGCAAAGCAAAATGGGAGACCAGAAAGTAGAAAATTCACATAATTAGATATAGTAGCCACCTGGTCGTAATCAATGTATCCAGTACTCTCATTCAACCTATATGGCATTGTCTCAAAGAATATGGATACTGCAGAGATTTTCTTGGTATCAGTCTGCAAAAATCATACAGATAATAGAACCATTAGTTTTGAGTTTAAACAATAACATCATAGTAAATAAAACGCTAGCACACACAACTTCAACgaaaagaaaaaacatagtatataGAGTCAAAAACTTCAATTTTAGAAGCCAACAAGCAGCACTGAACCTATGGTTGAAAAGAAACTAACAAGAAAGACTTTAAACAAAACCCaacaattaaaaatattaaactgATGTAATGGTGCACCTAGATATTGTGTCCAGTTGCATATTAGATCGACCGTAAGCTCTGATCTCTATGCCATCAACTAATAGGTGTCATGGTTATTAAGTACAAAACAAGACTCAGTACATATATCTCATGAAGGTTTAGTGTCTAGGATAATAGGAGAACACAACCTAGGTCCAGGGCCATTCTTCCTTGTTCTTTGGTTAGCTAAGAGTTAACAGGGTGTGTATGTGTTGGATTAGTGTAAGTGATAACATTAAAACTTTTATTATCGGTGACAATATTCTTAGcaatcatatttattttttgggATAAATTCAGGTACATACTAGAGACTTGTTCAACTACAACATCAAAAATACAAGACATTGGGAAACAGCTCATAATCATGGTTCAGACACTTCATTTGTGACAGTCTTAAAATCTGGCATTCTTTCCCTTAGCAAGAACGTCACTATGAATTCATTGACATAATAGAAAAGTAAGAATTTATTGAACCTTCATTTTCAATTTAACAAAGTCAAATAAATCCTACAACaacatgaaaatacaaaaaatgaaAGCAAATTCATACAATGCAATACTAGACACTAAAACAACAAGAGAACTTGAATATCCTGCTCACCTGGTAGCCATGAGAAAGATGTCCACCATGAGGCAGATCAAGAGCCATTATCCTCTCATGTGGCTTCAGGAGTGCAGTATATACTTGAAAATTAGCAGGTGATCCAGACAAAGACTGCACATTCACTGTAAGCATTGGCGCAATTTAGATGGACAGAACAAGACAAAGGCGGAAGGACCTTACTTAAAACTTTAATACAAGAAGCTCTTGTAAAGGCAATATATACAACCTAATATGCAATTGAGATGTTAGGCATCTTTATATCAGAATCAAGATAAGAAAAGTACGGGTTCTAGACATGGCTGTAAATCCACCGTTCctccaaattattatttttctttggtAAAAAGATTAGCTTTATAAAAGCTGAGTTAGCCTTcaatcatcaaagaaaaagaGACAACAAAGCTCATTTCACCATGATGCCCATattttattttactattttataatGCTTGATTTACTTCAAAGACAACATAGCCCACACGATTATGAGATATGTGATTTAACCACATGAGAATATAGAACAACATTGAATCATGACTAAATTCAAGCATTCATTACATTGAAACAGCATGTTCATATAAGTACAGCAAAGGCATCGATTTATAATAATTGATGATCATCCCAAAAGCTGTCAAGTTCTGAACACAACACCTGTAGGTGTCGGAGGGAAATAGATTTAAATACCAGTTGCCACCAACCACCCAAGAATGAACAGAAACCAGAGGTTGGTATTCTTTTATTCTTTACCAAAATAGCACAAGAGTGATGTCCATGTTACCTCCCCATTTTGCAGGATCCAAATGAAAAGCTTCAAGCGCACGCTTCTGACACAATGATTCTGCCATGTCGATATATCTGCAGCCAGAAAGGAAGATGAGTCTCGGCCACAAGTGACCACACACTCGAAAGAAAAACAATCACAAAAAAATTGGTATTTTGCTTTAATAGACACATCCATTGATTGCAACAGAACGTTCTTCACAAAGACAAGTGACCTAATCTTACTCGTTTCCACCATAGTATCTTGCACCGGGATACCCCTCACTGTATTTGTTAGTCATGACGGATCCAACCGCTTGCATCACCGACACAGACGTGAAATTCTCCGAAGGTATGAGCTCAAGCCCCTTCCATCACATTCAGAAAATATTTCCCGGTAGGATTCAATTTCATCTCAGATGACTCAGCAAAAGGAGGACGCCCTAGGAGTGAATGAGTGCCGAAAGGTAGTACCTTGCATTGCCTCGCCTTTTCGAGCTCAATGATATCCGCAATTTCCGGGTCGACGACCTCCAACGGGGCGTTCAGCTGCTTTGGCCACTGCGATTCATGAATATGCATCAGATAAGGGCTCAAAAACAGAGTTTTCGATAGCCCATGAGGTTCCGGAATCAAGAAATGATACATGTGGTCTTCACTAAACTACAGCATCAGTTACGCACCGAAACGCGAACCTCCTTCTCGTAGACGGCTTCACTCGGTAAGGAAGACTGAAACCAAAAGAACAAACAATAACGACGAGTCACGATTCAAAACGACTCAAGAATCAGTCCCACTAATTCTTTCGGAAGGATTAGTTGGAGAAAGGACCATATAGCAGAGAGAGGTCCGCAGGAAAGGCTGCGTCTTTGCGGCGGAGGAAGAGAGCCTACGGAGCGCCGACGCCATTGCCATCTCGCTCGCTCGGGAATGGAGGAATTCGCGGGGGAGAAGCGACTGGGTTGGAGGGAGGGGAGGCCGAGGAACCAAAGATATTGTTACCATAGAATACGAATTTTCATATAAACCCAATATatctttaaaattacataataaacCCACCGAGGacttaattacatgtttaatctgata of Musa acuminata AAA Group cultivar baxijiao chromosome BXJ1-7, Cavendish_Baxijiao_AAA, whole genome shotgun sequence contains these proteins:
- the LOC135679636 gene encoding serine hydroxymethyltransferase 1, mitochondrial, giving the protein MAMASALRRLSSSAAKTQPFLRTSLCYMSSLPSEAVYEKEVRVSWPKQLNAPLEVVDPEIADIIELEKARQCKGLELIPSENFTSVSVMQAVGSVMTNKYSEGYPGARYYGGNEYIDMAESLCQKRALEAFHLDPAKWGVNVQSLSGSPANFQVYTALLKPHERIMALDLPHGGHLSHGYQTDTKKISAVSIFFETMPYRLNESTGYIDYDQLEKSATLFRPKLIVAGASAYARLYDYARIRKVCDKQKAILLADMAHISGLVAGGVIPSPFDYADVVTTTTHKSLRGPRGAMIFFRKGVKEINKQGKEVMYDFEEKINAAVFPGLQGGPHNHTIAGLAVALKQATTAEYKAYQEQVLSNCARFAQCLIEKGYELVSGGTENHLVLVNLKNKGIDGSRVEKVLELVHIAANKNTVPGDVSAMVPGGIRMGTPALTSRGFVEEDFAKVAHFFDTAVKLALKTKAETKGGSKLKDFLATIQTDANIQSEIAKLRHEVEEYAKQFPTIGFEKETMKYKN